The region TGAGCGCAGCTTCGGTAAGGGTCGGGGACATCTCCTGCAATCCTACCGGTATCCTCCACATGCCATCGGGAGCAAGAAACACTCGCATGACCTCGCCGTTGCGATCGAGCACAACTGTCGATGCCTGCGGGTAGAGCTTATCAGTCGGCAGCGGGAATATCCAGTTGAGTATCAGACACACGAAGACCGGTATCAGCACAACTGCTGCGATCCTCGCCATTATTCTATTTCTCACGTTAGCTGTCATTTTCAAAACCGCCACTCTCAATGCTCAACCACTTTGATCTTTCCGCTCGATGCCACCGACGCCTTCATTGGTGCATACATCGCCTCTGCTCTAACCGGGGGCAGAATGAATTCTCCCTGAGTGACGGCCCGCAAACCGTAATAGAATACCTCTTTGCGATTGTGACGGAAATCTCCGTATATGATCAGCCTGTCATCGCGAATGTCCATATACATCGGATTATATGCCTTATCGCCGATCCATCGTATGCCTCTGCGCGATTGCAGTCGCGGATTTTCGATTTCGAATCCCGCCGGAAGTAGATCAACTATCGCAACATTGCTGAGTGGCTCTGTCGGCGCGAGCACTGTTATCTCAGCGACAATCATATCGCCTTGTCTGAATCTATCGTATGCCATCTCATTGCCATTCTCATCGAGGTACCTTCTCCTGACAATCAAATCATTGTCGTATTCGTCAATGTGAAGCGTCGATGGAAGACCGTCAGCCCTCCAGAAATAATAGCAAGTCCCCTCGCCTGTAATTCGGATTGAGACTTCCTTCCCCGCCCACTCTTTGGAATCGAACCGGACATTCTCTACGCCAAAATCACCGAGTTTCTTCCCGTCGACTATGATGGTTCCGGTGTAGTGTGCCTCGGTCTGTTTACTCATGATCTTCCCAAGCGCGAGAAATGCGAACGCATTGTCCTGGGTTGAATGCCACCGGCCGTTCTTAGATGCTGCCTCAGTCAGGTTAGCAACCAATCTCGCAATCAAGGGACTGTTCGCATCAACCTCTGCGAGCACATCAAGCATGATCGCCTGAGCCCGAATCGGCGAATTGAAGTTGTCGCCGGTTTCGCGATTCGAATCATCGGTTGGAAGAGTTGCTGTCTTTGGAAGAAGCGACACAGCGCTGTTTCTATCGCCCGACAGTGCAAACGCGCCGGCAAGCTGGTATCTCGAATACTCAGAGAGCATGTCAAGCGCATTATCCTTGATGAAGTGCATCGTATTGCGATTCGGTTCACCTGCCAGAGCAAGCACATAGCAAGCATACGCTACAGTCTGGAAGCTGTACCTCTCTGACATGCTGTAGTCCTTCGCCGATCTCTTCAGAGCGCTGATCATACGATTGTATGTTCGACCAGAGACAGTGTAGCCTGCGCGGCGAGCCTCCACTAGAAAGTGCGAGGCGTAAATCGAACTCCAGTTGTTTAGATACCCCCCCTGCGGCCAGTAGGAAAATGCGCCGGATGACTGCTGCATATTCTCCAGCCTGGCGATGCCTTCCTCAAGGAAATAGGTGGCACTGTTGACCTTGAAAAGATCCGGCTCCGCCAGTTTTGCGATATCCTCGAAATAGAGGAGCGGGAACAGCCTGGAAGTAGTCTGCTCAACGCATCCGTGCGGATACTGCAGCAGATACTGCAGACTTCGAGTGAACCTGACCGCCGGAAATGCGGCAATACTCAGAGAGAAGTCGGTAGTTCCCGGAACCCAATCAACCGGGAATGTAAATTCGACCGGCTTGCCTTCAGACAGCGAACCTGCTCCTGACAAAGTCGTAAATGGAACTGGCGGACGCAGTGGTACATCCACCGAATAGCTGCTTCTCTCGCCTCCGCCACTCGCTTCGATCCCAAATGAAACCTTCCCGGTCTTTTCTTCAGCCTTCATTGCAAAAAGCACGAATCCTTCGGAGTCATTAGCGATAGTCACTGACTGACTTTGCTCGCCCAGACACACAACAGGTCCGTCGACATCGATCTTGATTTCGAACGTAGCTTTCTCTCCGGTTCCGTTATAGACGCTCACGGGCACATTGAAACTGTCTCCTGAGCCTATGAAGCGCGGGAATGTCGGCGTGAGCACAATCGGCTCCCGCACAAACATTTCTCGCTCGGCATTTCCGAATTTGTTGCCTGCGGCTGCAACAGCCATCAATCTGAGCGTCCCGTTGAACTGCGGGATATCGAATGAGACTTTGCCGAAACCTCGATTATCAATCTTGACCAGCCCTGACCAAAATGCAACCGGCTTGACTCTGGTCACAGAGATCGGCGTAAGGTGCCGTTTTCTGGCAGCTTCGACATCACCGGAAGTAGCCGAAAGAGACGACTCTATTTCGGGCAATATCATACCGTAGATATCATAAGTGTCGATCATCAGGCGTTTCTTGCCGTAAAAGAATGCCTGAGGATCGGGAGTCTGAAAATCGGTCAACTGGCAGATACCCTCATCGACAGCGGCGATTGTGATATAGGGCGTTTGGCCGCTCTGACCCGTTACACGGAACTCTACGGGTAGAGTGGTTTTGGGTCTGATCTCATGAGGAACATCAAGTTCGACAGTCAGCCATCTGCTTTCGGTATTGACCACAAGTGGCACCACTCCAAATGCCCGCACCGGAGTATCTCTGTCGAGTGATTTTGTTGATCTGATCAGATGAGCGGAGACATAGACATTCGGCAGGAAGTCCTCCTCGACGGGTACGGTGATTGTCGCTGTGTTCTCTTCGAGCGTAATCACCCGCTGGCTCAACAGACGGTCTTTTTCTACAGTAACGAGGAGCTTACCGGCAAATGGTGCACGTATCTGCACTTGAGCCTTATCACCCGGCAGGTATGTCTCCTTATCCAGATCAATCTCGATTCGATCAGGATTATCCATCGCCCACGGGGCATATCCCCAGCCGGAAGCATAGAAGTACAGCGATGCCGATGCACCCGACTCGATATCGCGCACGACAACGAGATACCTTCCGTAATCACCCGGCGTTACCGAGAACGAACCAGTTCCATCGCCAGACTCGACTGTGAAGCTCTCGATTAGGTTTTTAACTCTCTCGGATTCATATCTATATCCGCCCCGTGAACTGACGCGCTTCAGCACCGACTGCCAGTAAACCCTGTAGAACCTGACTTCCGCCTTCCGACCTTCGACCAGATTGCCCTCAGTATCCAATATTGCGAATTCGTGCTGAGTCTGAGCGTTCGGTTGAGCATAGCCCTCCTCGGTTCTCCTGATACCGACATAGGTCACGTGAGGATGTATTATGACACCGCGATAAGCGGAAACTCCGCGCCCTCCCGGCTCGAGCACTGTTGTCGAAATGACTCCGCGCAGTGATGACTGCGGGTCCATTCCGGCCGGAATGTCGACACTGTACGTAAATTGCCCATTCTCGTCGAGCGTCTCGTCATCGAGTTTGATTTTGGTGGAGGAAAATGATTTCTCTGCATCTGCGAACGTGAATTTGCTCCAATCAGGCGGCTGAAACCGGAATTGTTCGATTTCGATGTCGCCGCTGACACGCCGTCCTCCGGCCGGAGGTCCGAACAATGTCATTGCTTCGACAGTGATATCGGCAGTCGATCCGGCCATATATGTATCAGAATCAGATTTGATCTTCACTTTCATCCTGTCCGGCATGAACTCTTCGACATTGAATGAGGTTCGGCCGATTTCGTTGTCGGTCCCGAGGAGCAACATCGCATCATATCGACCTGTCTTTGAGTAGTCGGGAATCGGCACGGAAAACTCCGCTGCCGCCTGCTCGTTAAGAATTGCTCGTTGTTCGCTGAGTATGCGACCGTCCGGTCCCTTGACACTGAGAATTACCGGGAACGGCTGCGGACATGCTGCCCCTACGGAGCGCACTATTGCCGCAACATGTGCAATCTCTCCCGGGCGATAGATACCTCTCTCGTTATAGACGAATGCTTCATAGCCTGACTGTATCTGCGCTAGACCTCCGACATCGAAATCCGACGTCGAGATGGCGCTTCCGGGGAGTTTCAGGAACGAAAGGTCATCATTGAATGCGGCCGTGATCAGAAACGGGATGTATTCGGACTCGGTAGCCATCATAGCCTTGAACACCACCAATCCATCCCTATCCGACTGAACGCGCATCAATTCCTGATTATTCTGGCTGAAAAGAACAATATCGGCTCCGGTCACCGGATCGAGTGTTGAGAGCGAATTCACCCAGACCCAAAGATCATCACCGGCTCTTTTGGCAGTGATTCCTATATCTGTCGCGATCACCCACTTCGACACCTTCTGCCATCGCCTCTCTGCGATTCTTGCGGTCAGCTTGAAGATGCCTTTGGGGTCGGCATCGAGGTATTCTCTCACGTTAATGGGTGTGATCACCTCTTCATTTTCCACGCGAGCTACCTGCACGTCTGAGGAGTGGATACGCTTTCCGACTGCATTCAGATTGTAACCCCCGCCGTAGTAATCTTGTCTTGTCTCAAGACCAGTCGAATTTAAGAGATAGACAAGATTGTTGGCGAAAATCTTGTCTACTTCGATCGTCGCAGAATCAACGTTGATTGTCGACAACCCGACATTCAGGTTGCCGCCGAGCGTGAGGTAGCATCCCTTGCCGACAAAATCGACCTGCGGCGGTATTTGCTCCTTGTGAAAACTGACCGAACTGGAGAACTCGCGTTCGAGTGTGGAACCGTCAACAGCACGCAGACCTTTGCGTATGGTCACTACATACGATTTCGAATCCTCGAAATCTCCCTTCAGATCAATATGATGGTGTTCCGCAGTCAGCTTATAGTCGATGGATGGTTCGCACGAAATGAATCGCGAAGCAGTGGCGACATCAATCGGGATATTGAAATTCAACCTTAGTGATCGCTGTTCAGGCGCGCCATGAACGGGCTTGAGACTCTCCACGACGAGATTGCCTTGGCTGGGAAGGATCGCAGGAGTGATATAGTCATCCGCCAACCCGAGATTGCCTCCGATGCACTGTAATCCCTCTCTAACTACGAGTTGAATCTCCCGATCGCTGTCGAGCCGCTGCACGTCTTCGGCTCGCAGAGAGATTATGCTCGATTGAGATGCAGTGATGATATTGTACGGGATATTCCCGCCGCCTTTGTATTTTATGGAGATGCTCTTTGCCGCTTCATGCGGGTCCACATCGTAGTTGAACTCGATCGATGATACAAGATTAGCGCTCTTTCCCGACTCGGGAGTATACTCAAACATAAGAGATGCACTGTTGACGCGAAACCGGGCAGTCTTGAAGCTGAATTCTCGATCACCTTTCAGTGTGACTCCGTATGCCGATGCGACTTTCTGCGACAGAGATGCTCTGTATTCTGTCGATGGTGCGAGTATGATGTCGGGATAGAATCTGAGCTTGTCCCCGGCGATCCACTGGACCTTGCCCGGAATAGCCGGATCGAATTCGAGTACGTCATCCGCAGGTGGGAATGCAACCGCAGAATCGGGAACAATCTCATGGCCGAAAAGAACTGTTATGTTAGTCGTGCGTGGAGTCTCCCCTTCGGGAGAAAATGATTCAACTCGCACGGTCTCCCGACCGGAGTCCCCGCAAGAGATCAAAAGATTCCCGACACATATGATTAACAACTGCAGGCCGATCATGCTGTAGTGAACAAATCTCCCCCGGCTTCGTCCAGCCTGAGTGTCATTCGACTTCTGATTGAGTGCATTCATTAGTTACCTCTCCTTTGCGATATTCATGGACTTTCTATTCCTCAAGTTACATATATTCATCATCACAGTCAACCGACTCATTCCCTACTTTCGTGGAAGTCTTCGAAACAGCATTCACAGAGCAATGCGGCCATCTCATAATCCACTATCAGCACTATCCATGCCAGACTCCACTCTGCTAAATCGCAGGGAGTTACGCGTTGTCAGCTCGGGAATGTCAACGGCTTACGTGTCAGATGTGACACAGTGGCCACTTCCGACTTTTCGTCTTGACCGTAGGATTGAGTTTGGTTATATGAATTATGTGCTATCGATCGGGCGCAACCAGTAGCAGCTTCCAGGAGATCCGACCCGCCGCAACCATAATTGAGGTGAGCAGGCTTGCCGCTCCCGGTTTGCTGGTTGAAATCGAGGTTGATGCGATTATATCCGAATAAGTGCTCCTTGCAGATGTAATTGATGGAGGGAAAGTCTATGAGCCGAATAATCACATGCCTTCTTTTCCTGTCAATGCTGGTTTTTCTCGGATGCAAGGAGAAAGAACAGACTCTGCCTGAAACATCGTCTGATGCAGCAGGAGGAATCGATATGGATATCACTGCCACAAGCAGTGCATTTCAGGAAGGCGAGCTGATCCCGACGCAATACACATGCGACGGTGCAGATATCTCTCCACCGCTGAAATGGACTGCAGTTCCGGAAGAAACCAAATCAATAGCGCTGATCTGCGATGATCCGGATGCCCCGAGAGGGACCTGGGTACATTGGGTGCTTTACAATCTTCCGCCGGAGACAACGGAATTGCCTGAAGATATGCCAACCTCGGAGGTGCTTGATAACGGTGCCAGACATGGCGTGACAGATTTCGGGCAGTTCGGGTATGGGGGGCCTTGTCCACCGAGCAGCACTCACCGGTATTTCTTCAAGCTGTACGCGCTCGATACGATGATAGACATATCGGGTGAAGTGACGAAGGAGACGGTCGAGTCTGCCATGAAGGGACACATCCTGGCAGAGGGTCAGTTGATGGGAAAATACGCACGGAAATAGAGTGGCAGCGCAGGTTTCGTTGATACCTGCCGAATCTGCCGTCAGATGATTTGCAACAACTCCGACAACTGGCCAATCACCCTGACGCCATCAATCACGATTGAATCCTGTGCCTTTTCTTGATCAGCAGACTTGAAATCGAATCGATCGCCCTTCGAAGACTCATCTCTGCGTTGAATCAGTATCGGCTTCATACCAGCGGCAACCGCACCATCGACATCCTCCGATGTATCCCCCACATAGATCACTTCGTCGCTTCGCAATCCAGTCTCTTTCAGAGCAACCGAAAATATCCTTGGATCGGGTTTCTTGAAACCGACATCGGCAGAAATCACTATCGAATCGAAATACTGAGTCAGACTGAGTTCCGACAATGTCGCGCGAACATTTGGCGGGTGATCAAAGTTGGAGATCAATGCGACCGGCACACGCGATTTCAGATGATTAAGGACTATCGGTGTTTCAGGATCGAGCGAAACGTATTTCTGCCATGCCACTGCAACACCGAATGCAGTCTCTGAGAGCTGATCGCGCGATGGTGTGAGCGAGAGTTCATCACAATGCGCCATAAT is a window of Candidatus Zixiibacteriota bacterium DNA encoding:
- a CDS encoding HAD family hydrolase, whose amino-acid sequence is MKIKGAFFDLYGTLLMYGDMSAAWNDWLSEFHRCLHGCGLGMSRDEFALSCDGFFSKPEPTDNGDGLTVLERRIMAHCDELSLTPSRDQLSETAFGVAVAWQKYVSLDPETPIVLNHLKSRVPVALISNFDHPPNVRATLSELSLTQYFDSIVISADVGFKKPDPRIFSVALKETGLRSDEVIYVGDTSEDVDGAVAAGMKPILIQRRDESSKGDRFDFKSADQEKAQDSIVIDGVRVIGQLSELLQII
- a CDS encoding YbhB/YbcL family Raf kinase inhibitor-like protein; translation: MLVFLGCKEKEQTLPETSSDAAGGIDMDITATSSAFQEGELIPTQYTCDGADISPPLKWTAVPEETKSIALICDDPDAPRGTWVHWVLYNLPPETTELPEDMPTSEVLDNGARHGVTDFGQFGYGGPCPPSSTHRYFFKLYALDTMIDISGEVTKETVESAMKGHILAEGQLMGKYARK